One part of the Astatotilapia calliptera chromosome 9, fAstCal1.2, whole genome shotgun sequence genome encodes these proteins:
- the zfand1 gene encoding AN1-type zinc finger protein 1, which yields MAELDIGKHCQVDSCNLKDFLPFVCDSCGGVFCLEHRSKDGHSCSKESVKRESGTAGGTTSYPCSFEDCKGKELLPVICPQCEKHFCLAHRHQDNHKCEKLEVQKPRMQATKELVQKIVESKDGSKSKGRRGAKNSATAAKVALMKLKLHAAGDKGLPQTERNYFQVYLPKEFKDSSKPMFFCSKWSVGKVVDYAASLAGLKNNNNVLTAKKLRLCHPQTGEAFQMDDTLLSLLAHPETPLYNGGNVILEYLDNECTGLNDISDYITQN from the exons ATGGCTGAATTAGACATCGGGAAGCATTGCCAGGTTGATTCCTGCAATCTGAAAG ACTTTCTGCCATTTGTTTGTGATTCCTGCGGTGGTGTTTTCTG TCTCGAGCACAGAAGCAAAGATGGACACTCATGTTCAAAG gagTCAGTAAAAAGGGAATCCGGGACAGCGGGTGGAACTACAAGTTATCCATGCTCATTTGAAGACTGCAAGGGAAAAGAATTGTTACCAGTTATATGTCCGCAGTGtgaaaaacatttctgtttggC CCACCGACATCAAGATAATCACAAGTGTGAGAAGCTGGAAGTCCAAAAGCCTCGAATGCAAGCCACCAAAGAGCTGGTGCAGAAGATTGTAG AGTCAAAAGATGGATCCAAAAGTAAAGGGCGCAGAGGAGCAAAGAACAGTGCAACCGCAGCAAAGGTGGCCCTGATGAAGCTGAAGTTGCATGCTGCAGGGGACAAGGGGCTGCCGCAG ACAGAGAGAAACTACTTTCAGGTGTATCTTCCTAAAGAATTTAAAGACTCCAGCAAGCCCATGTTCTTCTGTTCCAAATGGAGCGTGGGGAAAGTGGTGGATTATGCAGCCTCTTTGGCTGGCCTCAAGAACAACAATAACGTGCTGACAGCTAAG AAGCTGCGGTTATGTCATCCTCAGACAGGCGAGGCTTTTCAGATGGATGACACCCTGCTCTCTCTGTTGGCTCACCCAGAAACTCCTCTGTATAACGGGGGAAATGTCATTCTGGAGTATCTGGACAATGAGTGCACAGGCCTGAATGATATTTCTGACTATATCACACAGAACTGA
- the chmp4c gene encoding charged multivesicular body protein 4c, with product MSKISNLFKGGSKHKSKGNPSAQEAIHKLRETEEMLTKKQDYLEKKIEQEIAIAKKHGTKNKRAALQALKRKKRLEQQLTQIDGTLSTIEFQREALENSHTNTEVLKNMGYAAKAMKKIHENTDLGKIDELMADITEQQDVAQEISDAISRPSGETFDEDELLAELEELEQEDLEESMMSMGGLPSVPSSKLPSSRSNERATTRRKVEEEDDMRMLASWGT from the exons ATGAGCAAAATCTCCAATTTGTTCAAGGGGGGCTCGAAACACAAGTCGAAGGGAAACCCTTCGGCCCAGGAGGCCATCCACAAACTCCGGGAAACAGAAGAAATGCTGACAAAGAAGCAGGACTACCTGGAAAAGAAGATAGAGCAAGAAATTGCGATAGCCAAGAAGCACGGCACGAAGAACAAGAGGg CTGCCCTGCAGGCCTTGAAGAGGAAAAAGCGTTTGGAGCAGCAGCTCACCCAGATTGATGGCACGCTCTCCACCATCGAGTTTCAGAGGGAAGCTCTGGAGAACTCTCACACCAACACGGAGGTCCTGAAGAACATGGGCTATGCTGCCAAGGCCATGAAGAAGATCCATGAGAACAC GGATTTGGGGAAGATCGATGAGCTGATGGCAGATATCACCGAGCAGCAGGACGTGGCCCAGGAAATCAGTGATGCTATCTCCAGACCTTCTGGGGAAACATTTGATGAG gaTGAACTGTTGGCTGAGCTGGAGGAGCTAGAGCAGGAGGACCTTGAAGAAAGTATGATGAGTATGGGCGGACTGCCCAGCGTTCCCAGCTCCAAACTGCCTTCATCAAGATCCAATGAGCGCGCAA